A stretch of DNA from Bacteroidales bacterium:
TTGAATACATCCTACAAAAATAAGGTTAGTGCGGTAATACCGCACTAATTTTTTTGCTAATTAGTTTATATTCTGATTCTTAAAAATATGAATTACACAAAAAACAGGGTAGAGTCAGAAGTCAGGATGTTAGAAAAGATCTGACATTACGAGGTACAATTTATTCTTATTAGTACGTTTTTAGAATGAGCTGTAATCAATATTAATTTACTGCTCATTCTAAAAAATCGTAATTTAGTAGTCTGAATTGTATTTCATGAAAAAGTTCCTGTTCGCTTTATTTTTAACAGTTTATGCGTTTTTTTCTGTTTATGCAACGCATCAGCGGGCAGGAGAAATAACTTATCGCTGGCTTTATGGCCTTACTTACGAAGTTACTATTATCACTTATACTTATACTCCCAGCCCTGCCGACAGGCCGGAACTTGAACTTTTCTGGGGTGATGGCACTTCTGATATCATTCAAAGAGTCGAACAAGTACATCTGCCAAACAATATCAGTTACAACAGATACACTTATGATGGTCCCGGTACAGGAGGTCAGCATACATTTCCGGCTCCCGGAACATATACTCTTTCTATGGAAGACCCTAACAGAAATGCAGGGGTAATTAATATTCCTAATTCTGTCAATATCCCAATGTATCTTGAAACAAAGCTGGTCATTAACCCCTTTTTAGGGAATAATAATTCTCCGGTACTCTTGAATGCCCCGATTGATAATGCATGTATATATCAGCCTTTTTTACACAATCCCTGGGCCTACGATCCCGATGGAGACAGCTTATCCTATTCTCTTACTGCCTGCAAAGGGCAGGGAGGGCTTGACATTCCGGGATTTTTTTATCCTCCCGCAAATAACACTTTTTCTATTAACCCTTTAACAGGAGAGTTGCTTTGGGATAGCCCCCAGCTAAATGGCGAATATAATATTTGTATTATTATTGACGAATGGCGCAATGGAATATGGATTGGTTCGGTGAGGCGCGATATGCAGATAACAGTAGTGTCTTGCATTAACCAGCCTCCGATAATACAACAAATTGCAGACACTTGTATTCTGGCAGGGACATTATTTTCATTAAATATACAGGCTACTGACCCGAACGGAGATATTATTACACTTACAGGTAATGGAGCTCCGCTCCTGATAACCCCAGGCCCGGCAACATTTCCTCAGCCTGTTCAGGGAACAGGAAGTGTAAGCTCCACATTCACGTGGCAGACGCAATGTGAGCATGTGAAGAAAGCTCCTTATCAGATGAATTTTAAAGTCATTGATGACGGATACCCTGTACAATTGGTTGACTTTATGTCTTTTTTTATTACGATTGTTGCCCCCGCTCCCGAAAACCTTTCAGCTACTCCTGACGGAAATAAAATAAATTTAAAATGGGATAAAAGCCTTTGTGCTAATGCTAAGGGTTACAGAATATTCAGGCGCAGCGGGTATTATGGCTTTTCCCCCGACCATTGCGAAACAGGAGTTCCTGCTTATACTGGCTATGTGATGATTGCACAATTGGATGATATCAACGATACCACATTTTTGGATGATAACAACGGGCAGGGATTGATTAGGGGTCATGATTATTGCTATATGGTTATTGCCTACTTCTCTGATGATGCAGAAAGTTATGCCTCAAATGAAGCTTGTGCTGAGCTCACTAGGGATGTCCCCGTTATTACTAATGTAAGTGTAAAAAATACAGATATAACTGATGGCTCTGTTATGATTGTTTGGACCAAGCCTACAGATTTTGATTCTGTTCAAATTCCCGGGCCATATAAATACCTTATTTACAGGAGAACAGGATTAAGCGGGACCAATGTAACACTGATTGACTCTCTCTCGTTACTCCAGGATACTGTTTATACGGATACTTTAATAAATACACTTAATTTTCCCTATCATTATCGTATTGATTTTTATAACGATGAACCCGGAAATCGTTTTTATGTTGGCTCTACCGAATATGCTTCCTCTGTTTTTCTTTCACTAACACCTTCCGATAACACTCTTACACTTAGCTGGCAGTTTGCTGTTCCGTGGATTCATGATTCTATGACAATATATCGCCAAAACCCTTCGACTATGCTTTTTGATTCGATAGGGGTTACTACTTCGTTAAGTTTTGCTGATACAGGGCTTGTGAACGGCATAGAATATTGTTATTATGTGAAGTCTTCAGGTCATTATTCAGCAAGCGGTTTTGCAAGCCCTTTGATTAATCTCTCACAACGAGCATACGGAAAACCCACTGACAACGAACCACCATGTCCCCCCTTATTGTCAGGCACAGTGGATTGTAAAGATATTAAAAATACATTATGGTGGTCCAACCAAAACAACGCTTGCGATGATGATATTGTTTCTTATAATCTTTATTATTCTCCTGGTGATGGTGCCGATTATTTTGTAATATTTTCTTCAAATAACATTGCAGATACGTTTTACATTCACCCAGGCTTGAACACTATTACAGGGTGTTACTATGTTACTGCCATAGATTCTTTTAATAATGAAAGCATACCAAGTAATTTAGTCTGTTTTGATATTGACCAGTGTTTACCTTATGAACTTCCTAATGTCTTTTCTCCAAACGGGGACGGTTATAATGATGTTTTTCGCCCATTCCCTTACGATTTTGTTGACCACATAAACATAGTTATTTTTAACCGCTGGGGAACCATTGTTTTTAAAACAGAAGACCCGGATATAAACTGGGACGGAAAGGACAGAAATTCGAAAAATGCTTGTAGTGTTGGCGTTTATTATTATATATGCGATGTGTTTGAAAAAAGGTTGCAGGGGCTAACAAAAAGAACCCTTCAAGGCAATATACATCTTATCAGGTAATTGTTTTTTAAAACAATTATTCATTTTTTTGCAACTTTCACTTTTTTTATATTATTTAGCGGAAATTTCTGAAAAATTAGTATTAATTAAAAAGCAATATTATGTCTGAACAAAAAAAATTTGTACCATTTGTGTCATCTGAGACCAACATGGCAGAGTTTACGCTGAAAGCCCTTTTGATAGGCCTTGTAATGGCTGTTTTATTGGGGGCCGCCAATGCATATCTTGGCCTGAAGGCCGGTATGACCATTGCAGCAACATACCCGGCAGCTGTTATCGGGATGGCCATATTAAAAATGATGAAAGGCTCCATTCTTGAAGAAAATTTTGCCCGTACCGTGGGCTCCATTGGTGAGTCTGTTGCAGCGGGAGCAATTTTTACGCTACCTGCGTTTTTTATTGCAGGGATATGGGACCCGTTTTTTACCCCGGGACATTATGTAACGTCAACTCTGATACTTATTGCCGGCGGCGTGCTTGGTATCATGTTTGTTGCATTATTGCGCCGTGTTATGGTGGATGATGCCGAACTGAAATTTCCGGAATCTATTGCTGCAGCCGAAATTCACAAAGCCGGACGCCGTGGAGGCGGAGGTTCTAAATTTTTATTCGGAGCCATGATAGGCGGTGCCCTTATCAAAGCTATGGGAGAGTTTAAATTTTTTGCAACGACATGGGAAAAATTTGTTGCTTTTGGAAAATCAACTATTGCTGGTACCGCTTTTCAGGGGCAGGGAGGCATGTTGCTCAGTTCTCCGGGAATCAGTCCGGCATACATGGGCGTTGGTTATATTATCGGGCCGAAGCTTGGCGCGTTAAACTTCAGCGGTGGCTTGATTGCATGGGGACTGCTGGCACCAATTATCTATTATTTTATTGCACCCTCCATTAACATGGATTTTTTGAACAGCTGGGCAGCGATTCTTCAAACTAAAGACCCCTCACTATCAACAGAAAATGCATTAGCCAAAGTAAGCGATTCTTCATTTCAGATAGGTCAAATCTGGCGTTTTATCGTCAGGCCTATCGCAATCGGAGGCATGTTAATGGGTGCCTGTTTCACACTTTTTAAAATGCGTAAAAGCCTTGGCGCCGGCATAAAGAGAGCGATAGGTGATGTGAAAAAAGCCGCCGGAGGCACAAACGTTACAGACCGCGTTGATAAAGATATTCCCATAACATGGGTTATCATTGGCATTTTGGCTGTTGCTATAATGACTTTTTGTATTACATTTTTTATTTTTAGTGCAGGAATACTTGTTTCGGTTGTAGCTGCTACTCTGATGATAATACTCGCATTCTTATTTGCCGCAGTATCCGGATACCTTGTGGGTATTATGGGTTCAAGCAACAATCCTATCAGCGGGTTAACATTAACGGCACTGGTTGTAACGGCTTTGATACTTTTTGCTCTTGGCGTAAGAGGCGAAGAGGGCGTTGCTTCTGTATTGGGAGTTGCTGCTATTGTATGCGTCTCGGCTGCGGTTGCCGGAGAAATGCTACAAGATCTAAAAGCAGGGCATATTCTGGGTGGTACACCTTGGAGGATGCAAATCGGGGATATTATTGGCGTTATACTTGCAGGCGTGGTAATGTTTGGTGTGTTGGTGATATTAAATGAAGGCGATATTGCTCAGGGAAAAATTCAGGGATATGAAGGCGGGTTTGGCAGCAAAAATCTTTCTGCGCCACAAGCAAGCCTAATGGCAATGCTTTCAAAAGGGATAGTGGGAGGCCAGATGGCATGGCCGTTGATTATTGTTGGGATGCTGATGGGACTTGCTTTCATATTGATGCAGGTAAAAAGCCCCATGCTTGTAAGTGTCGGGATGTATCTTCCTCTTGAAACAACGTTTGCTATTTTCCTGGGAGGTATTGTTAAAGGTATTGTTGAAATTATTCAGAAACGCAAAAATTTCTCACTCGGCCAGGCGGTGCGTACCGAAAATGTCGGTGTGCTGCTGGCTTCAGGATTCATTGCCGGAGAAGCATTGATGGGGCTCGTTTTTGCCTTGTTGTATTTCTTAAATGTTCCCACATTTTCTATATTTGAAAATCCTTCTTTCGGCGTAAGTATCATTGTTTTAGTGCTTATTGCTGTCGCTTTAATATGGCTTCCGGTTCGCAACAGGGGTGCTGCAGATGCTCCGCCTCCGCCTAGCGGAAACTTCTAAAAAATTACAAATGGGGTTTTGTTCTGCAAAACCCCATTTTTTTTATAATTTTATACTGTGAAAACGAAAGTTGCATTGGTTTTATCAAGCGGTGGATGTAGGGGGATAGCCCACATCGGTGTGATTGAAGAGTTGCTGAAAGACGGCTATGAGATTTCTGCAATTTCTGGCACATCCATAGGTTCGGTTATTGGAGGAGTTTTTGCCTCCGGAAATTTGGGGCCGTTTACGGAATGGCTTTGCCAGCTCGATGAAGTGGATGTTTATGACCTGTTAGATTTTACGTTTACCGGTCAGGGATTTATCAAGGCAGAACGTATTTTTAAACAATTTGAGAAATTTATAGGATGCAGAACTTTTGAAGAACTTAAAATACCATTTGCTGCCGTGGTAACAGATATTACCAGGCGAAGAGAAATTGTTTTTGACAAAGGCAACCTGATCATGGCCATACGTGCCTCGATAGCTATACCATCCATTGTTACTCCTGTGATATATAAAGATATGATTTTGGTTGACGGCGGTATCATTAATCCCATACCCGCAAATTGTGTAAAACGAACCGAAGGAGATATCCTTGCCGTGGTGGATGTAAATGCCAATATACCGTATAAAAAACCCGTATATATTCCCAGACCAAAGTTTAAAAAATTTTCTATTAAGCGTAAAATACTGAGTTTTGCCAAGAGGCGTTACAACTTGTTTTCAGGCGAAAAAAAACTTACAGAAGATACTCCCGGATATTTTACAGTACTCGACAAATCATTTGATATTATGCAGGATTCGATATGCCGGCTTACCATACTTAAGGAAAAACCCCAAATAGAAGTGGACATCTCACGCGATGCCGCTTCCACTTTTGAATTTTACCGTGCCGAAGAATTGATTGAAGCAGGGCGGGAAGCATATCACCTGGCGAAACAGTTAAAATCAGCAAATGAAAATAATTACAACATCTAATAAATTCCAGATATGAATTTTTTCCAAAGAAGAAAAATACTTAAAAAATTGAACTATATGGAAGCCACCCCCATAAGAAAAAGCAATTTCGAAACTAACGAAGAAGGTGTGGTAACGCTGGTTGTTCCAAAATTTAAAAATCAGAAATTCAATGAATTTATGCTTAGCCCGCGAAAAAGGTTTTTCCGGATTACCCTTGACAAGCTTGGGTCAGCCGTTTGGAGCCAGATAGATGGCACTTCCCGGGTTGCGGATATTTGCAGCCGCTGCCTCGAAATTTGCGGAGATAGTATTATGCCGGTAGAACAAAGGGTAACAAAATTCCTTAGCACTTTATACGAAGGCAGGTATATTTCATTCAGGGAAATTGAAAAGTCAGAATAATACTTGAGTTTTACCTTACCACGGAAACAATACCCTTGATAACACCATGGTTGTTCCGTTTATCTTTATAACTTAAAATGTAATAGTAAGTTCCTGCAGGCTGGTTACGGGCATCCCAGTTATTCTGGTAGTTGGAAGTTTCTAAAACGGTGTTGCCGTTACGGCTGGCTACGATTAAAGTGTTTTCGGGGTATTTATCAATGTTTTTTATCACGAAGTAATCATTATACCCGTCATTATTAGGCGTGAAAACATTTGGAATTTCAAGGGAATATACTTCAGCGTCAATTTCTTCGATAGCAAGTTCGTCCAACTCATCAAAATTTATATCGGGTATCACCTCTTCGTCGGCAGAAACGGGGTTGTGTTCAACAGGCTTGTCGGGAGAGTTGACTTTTTCAATATATTGCTGTAGTGATGTTTGGTAGTTGGTTTTATTTGTTTTGACGGTATCTGTTTTCACAGAAGTGCCAGAGGTATTATCTTTTAAAGCCGGTAAATTAGTATTATTGTTTACAAGATTTTCCTGTCTGTTGTCAATGGACGAAACAGTTGTAATCCTATTATTATCTAGTTTTTCGCTGGTATTATTCTCTATAATTTGGGGGCTTTTTTCAGTTACAATATCCATGTTTAGATTATTGCCAGGCATTGTGGTTTGAATCCCGGTTTCTTTTTGTTGAACGTCTTTTCCTTTATTAATAACATCTGTAATAATATAGGCTGAACCGAAAACAACGCCCGCGGTAAGGCAGGCTGCCGCGGCATAGCTGAGCCATATTTTAATGTGTGCACCGGCAGCTTTAAATTCAGGCCTGAAAGAGTTTTTAAATTGTCTGAATGTTACAAAATCCGCTACATTCTTTTTAAATATCTTAGTGCTTAATTTACCCCAGATATGTGAAGAAACATCCGGCTGATAATTCTCGAAAGAGGTTCTTAAAAAATCATCCAAATTTTTTTGTCCGTTACCGGGTATTCTGTTCATTTTTTTCTGTCAGTTATTGTTTAGATAACTTATCCTGTATTATTTTTCGTGCCTTCGATAACTGTGATTTTGAAGTCCCCACAGCTATGTTCAGCATTTCTGCTATTTCTTTGTGCTTATATCCTTCCACAACATAAAGGTTAAGCACCATTCTGTATCCGTCGGGCATTTCCTGCATGGCAGCCATAATCTCGTTCACTGAAAAATTGCCTGTAACATCAAAGCTTTCATCTTCATCAATGTCCGACTCGGCAATATTGTCAATTTCGGCATGAAAATAGTGTTTCAGGTTTTTACGGTAGTTATTGATAGCATGGTTCACTACTACTCTCCTTACCCACTGGTCCACATAACTTTCGCTCCTGATGGTGTGGATTTCGGATAAAACAGTCATAAAAGCCTCCATCAACACATCTTCTGCCTCATCTCTGCTTTTGCAATACCTCAAACAAACGCCCATCATAGATGACTTGTACTTCTCAAAGAGGGCTTTCTGCGCTTTTCTGTTTCCGGCAATGCAGCCCTCTATTATTTTTTTATCAAGCCCCATCTACGGTGTTTTAGACGATAAAAATATTAAAAAGGTTGTATGCATGCTGTATTTTTAAAAAATTAATTTCTCATATAAAGTACTATAATTATTAACACATTGCTCCTTCGGCTTATTAATAGTCCTTTAGGATTTTAATGTCAATAAAAAACATAAGTTTTATTTGTCTTATTTTTAACCGATGTCAAAGTAAAAGTTATTCATTGTGAATATTTTTCTTATGGTACTTTTGGCTTGACCCAAAAGTACCCAAAAAGTCAAGAAAATATATATCGAGACTTCGCACAGGCAACTTCCTGACACCGCCATATTTTCTGGCTACCGCACTTTTAAATTAAGTTTGATTGATAGTTAACTTACATTATTTATTTTGTTCTTCATTAACAAATCGTTTTAAACCCCATGACTTGCTAAGTTGATTTATATAATTCAAAGCAGTTTCTTAAGTAATTTATTTTTCCTCTTGTCTAAAGGATGTAAATTGCTGAAAACCAATTCTTCCTTTAGGACAGAG
This window harbors:
- a CDS encoding gliding motility-associated C-terminal domain-containing protein, whose amino-acid sequence is MKKFLFALFLTVYAFFSVYATHQRAGEITYRWLYGLTYEVTIITYTYTPSPADRPELELFWGDGTSDIIQRVEQVHLPNNISYNRYTYDGPGTGGQHTFPAPGTYTLSMEDPNRNAGVINIPNSVNIPMYLETKLVINPFLGNNNSPVLLNAPIDNACIYQPFLHNPWAYDPDGDSLSYSLTACKGQGGLDIPGFFYPPANNTFSINPLTGELLWDSPQLNGEYNICIIIDEWRNGIWIGSVRRDMQITVVSCINQPPIIQQIADTCILAGTLFSLNIQATDPNGDIITLTGNGAPLLITPGPATFPQPVQGTGSVSSTFTWQTQCEHVKKAPYQMNFKVIDDGYPVQLVDFMSFFITIVAPAPENLSATPDGNKINLKWDKSLCANAKGYRIFRRSGYYGFSPDHCETGVPAYTGYVMIAQLDDINDTTFLDDNNGQGLIRGHDYCYMVIAYFSDDAESYASNEACAELTRDVPVITNVSVKNTDITDGSVMIVWTKPTDFDSVQIPGPYKYLIYRRTGLSGTNVTLIDSLSLLQDTVYTDTLINTLNFPYHYRIDFYNDEPGNRFYVGSTEYASSVFLSLTPSDNTLTLSWQFAVPWIHDSMTIYRQNPSTMLFDSIGVTTSLSFADTGLVNGIEYCYYVKSSGHYSASGFASPLINLSQRAYGKPTDNEPPCPPLLSGTVDCKDIKNTLWWSNQNNACDDDIVSYNLYYSPGDGADYFVIFSSNNIADTFYIHPGLNTITGCYYVTAIDSFNNESIPSNLVCFDIDQCLPYELPNVFSPNGDGYNDVFRPFPYDFVDHINIVIFNRWGTIVFKTEDPDINWDGKDRNSKNACSVGVYYYICDVFEKRLQGLTKRTLQGNIHLIR
- a CDS encoding oligopeptide transporter, OPT family, which gives rise to MSEQKKFVPFVSSETNMAEFTLKALLIGLVMAVLLGAANAYLGLKAGMTIAATYPAAVIGMAILKMMKGSILEENFARTVGSIGESVAAGAIFTLPAFFIAGIWDPFFTPGHYVTSTLILIAGGVLGIMFVALLRRVMVDDAELKFPESIAAAEIHKAGRRGGGGSKFLFGAMIGGALIKAMGEFKFFATTWEKFVAFGKSTIAGTAFQGQGGMLLSSPGISPAYMGVGYIIGPKLGALNFSGGLIAWGLLAPIIYYFIAPSINMDFLNSWAAILQTKDPSLSTENALAKVSDSSFQIGQIWRFIVRPIAIGGMLMGACFTLFKMRKSLGAGIKRAIGDVKKAAGGTNVTDRVDKDIPITWVIIGILAVAIMTFCITFFIFSAGILVSVVAATLMIILAFLFAAVSGYLVGIMGSSNNPISGLTLTALVVTALILFALGVRGEEGVASVLGVAAIVCVSAAVAGEMLQDLKAGHILGGTPWRMQIGDIIGVILAGVVMFGVLVILNEGDIAQGKIQGYEGGFGSKNLSAPQASLMAMLSKGIVGGQMAWPLIIVGMLMGLAFILMQVKSPMLVSVGMYLPLETTFAIFLGGIVKGIVEIIQKRKNFSLGQAVRTENVGVLLASGFIAGEALMGLVFALLYFLNVPTFSIFENPSFGVSIIVLVLIAVALIWLPVRNRGAADAPPPPSGNF
- a CDS encoding patatin-like phospholipase family protein, with the protein product MKTKVALVLSSGGCRGIAHIGVIEELLKDGYEISAISGTSIGSVIGGVFASGNLGPFTEWLCQLDEVDVYDLLDFTFTGQGFIKAERIFKQFEKFIGCRTFEELKIPFAAVVTDITRRREIVFDKGNLIMAIRASIAIPSIVTPVIYKDMILVDGGIINPIPANCVKRTEGDILAVVDVNANIPYKKPVYIPRPKFKKFSIKRKILSFAKRRYNLFSGEKKLTEDTPGYFTVLDKSFDIMQDSICRLTILKEKPQIEVDISRDAASTFEFYRAEELIEAGREAYHLAKQLKSANENNYNI
- a CDS encoding PqqD family protein, which codes for MNFFQRRKILKKLNYMEATPIRKSNFETNEEGVVTLVVPKFKNQKFNEFMLSPRKRFFRITLDKLGSAVWSQIDGTSRVADICSRCLEICGDSIMPVEQRVTKFLSTLYEGRYISFREIEKSE
- a CDS encoding gliding motility-associated C-terminal domain-containing protein; this translates as MNRIPGNGQKNLDDFLRTSFENYQPDVSSHIWGKLSTKIFKKNVADFVTFRQFKNSFRPEFKAAGAHIKIWLSYAAAACLTAGVVFGSAYIITDVINKGKDVQQKETGIQTTMPGNNLNMDIVTEKSPQIIENNTSEKLDNNRITTVSSIDNRQENLVNNNTNLPALKDNTSGTSVKTDTVKTNKTNYQTSLQQYIEKVNSPDKPVEHNPVSADEEVIPDINFDELDELAIEEIDAEVYSLEIPNVFTPNNDGYNDYFVIKNIDKYPENTLIVASRNGNTVLETSNYQNNWDARNQPAGTYYYILSYKDKRNNHGVIKGIVSVVR
- a CDS encoding RNA polymerase sigma factor, producing MGLDKKIIEGCIAGNRKAQKALFEKYKSSMMGVCLRYCKSRDEAEDVLMEAFMTVLSEIHTIRSESYVDQWVRRVVVNHAINNYRKNLKHYFHAEIDNIAESDIDEDESFDVTGNFSVNEIMAAMQEMPDGYRMVLNLYVVEGYKHKEIAEMLNIAVGTSKSQLSKARKIIQDKLSKQ